A stretch of the Duncaniella dubosii genome encodes the following:
- a CDS encoding carboxypeptidase-like regulatory domain-containing protein has product MARGKQTCKILKEIRRQIADANGIEFATSECRYKGDCLGTCPKCEAEVLYLEQQLRSRQRMGKAIILAGISTGALALLNPNGVSAQAPDPNLSLPMGDIAVHAVTDTFMVKGVVCEKIDSNGITQREPLIGATIINLRNNKGCASGIEGDFEIEVAPGDTLEVSFPGYHILKVPIKRWSDNLDIVLEADESVLTGDVLVLGGAISVKREINHYLDLNVIDEEGNRIDKDDLYIERIWIDDDNEEDSRFLSPEYFDEKHPCRIFWDYDYGLTDEEGKPLKEATLRIEADGYDDPVIIKVKYPKRNTKKTIKFKHKEK; this is encoded by the coding sequence ATGGCACGAGGAAAACAGACCTGCAAGATATTGAAAGAGATACGTCGGCAGATTGCCGACGCAAACGGCATCGAGTTTGCCACGTCGGAATGTCGCTACAAGGGAGACTGTCTCGGCACGTGCCCAAAATGCGAGGCCGAGGTGCTCTACTTGGAGCAACAACTTCGCTCCCGTCAGCGCATGGGTAAAGCCATCATTCTCGCCGGAATCTCGACAGGTGCTTTAGCATTGCTAAATCCAAACGGCGTTTCCGCGCAGGCTCCGGATCCGAACCTGTCGCTCCCAATGGGAGATATTGCAGTCCATGCTGTAACCGATACATTTATGGTGAAAGGCGTCGTGTGCGAAAAAATAGACAGCAATGGAATAACACAACGAGAACCATTGATAGGAGCAACTATAATCAATTTACGAAACAATAAGGGTTGTGCTTCAGGTATTGAAGGTGATTTTGAAATAGAAGTTGCGCCCGGCGATACATTGGAAGTGTCATTTCCCGGATATCATATTCTGAAAGTGCCAATCAAGCGATGGTCCGATAATTTAGATATTGTGCTTGAAGCAGACGAGTCGGTATTAACGGGCGACGTACTTGTTCTGGGAGGTGCTATTTCTGTGAAAAGAGAAATAAATCATTATCTCGACCTCAATGTGATTGATGAGGAAGGCAACCGCATTGACAAAGATGATTTGTATATTGAACGAATATGGATAGACGATGACAACGAAGAAGATTCCCGATTTTTATCACCGGAATACTTTGATGAAAAACATCCATGTCGAATATTCTGGGATTATGATTATGGTTTAACTGATGAAGAAGGCAAGCCATTAAAAGAAGCTACACTCCGTATCGAGGCAGATGGCTACGACGACCCTGTGATAATCAAGGTTAAATATCCCAAGCGCAACACCAAGAAAACCATCAAGTTCAAACATAAGGAGAAATAG
- a CDS encoding Crp/Fnr family transcriptional regulator — protein sequence MEKFNAFERDIDFAFWQEICESHGELRHYRRGEYFVNSGDGLKYCGWIRNGGFKHALSDCDGCLKTVGFVFSNAVLANYSAIMSGGPMPTAIIALEDSDVMIVPTKFIQEYLESNPEFNLRFVQSLFSQAYGIILNGYYYSPLQRYRQLVERFPRILELVPLGEIASYLNISRRQLHRFRETPDSQAD from the coding sequence ATGGAGAAGTTCAACGCCTTTGAGCGGGATATCGATTTCGCATTCTGGCAGGAGATCTGCGAGAGCCACGGCGAGCTACGGCATTATCGCCGTGGCGAATATTTCGTGAACTCCGGTGACGGCCTCAAATACTGCGGATGGATACGGAACGGAGGTTTCAAGCATGCGCTGTCCGACTGCGACGGGTGTCTTAAGACAGTAGGCTTTGTATTCAGTAATGCGGTTCTGGCCAACTACTCAGCGATAATGTCGGGTGGCCCCATGCCAACTGCCATCATAGCATTGGAAGATTCCGATGTGATGATTGTGCCGACAAAGTTTATCCAGGAATATTTAGAGAGCAATCCGGAGTTTAATCTGCGGTTCGTACAGTCCTTGTTCTCCCAAGCCTACGGAATAATACTCAACGGTTACTATTATTCGCCCCTCCAACGCTACCGTCAACTGGTAGAGCGGTTCCCGCGAATACTTGAACTTGTGCCACTTGGCGAAATCGCCTCATATCTGAATATTTCCCGCCGTCAGCTCCATCGGTTTCGGGAGACTCCCGACAGTCAGGCCGATTGA
- a CDS encoding TonB family protein gives MARGKQTCKILKEIRRQIAEANGIEFATSECRYKGDCLGTCPKCEAEVRYLEQQLRARTLAGKAVALAGISAGMILMSECSGISSNQSNVTLQGEPEISVEQIEVADTIEEGELPAIEDTVVLKKGEIDDTEIVVGEIIDPEQEDNVYEAIVDVRPTFPGGDEKLMEWISQHIVYPPGCWESNIQGRVIIRFMIKADGSVGEAEIIRRVYPELDKEALRVVKSLPKFNPATLNGKAVEYWFTLPIIFRLTDNFESPEKAKDSVITVTQNEVVSGTEYGTDEVKIYNVVEQMPEYPGGQAALLKFIGDNLKYPKEMVGCFQGSIRVRFYVDTLGHVCDPQIIRGMDSALDREVLRVVRLFPDFIPGQHEGRKVNVYVNLPISFDPNRY, from the coding sequence ATGGCACGAGGAAAACAGACCTGCAAGATATTGAAGGAGATACGTCGGCAGATTGCCGAGGCTAACGGCATCGAGTTCGCCACTTCGGAATGTCGCTACAAGGGCGACTGCCTCGGCACATGCCCCAAATGCGAAGCCGAGGTCCGCTACCTTGAGCAGCAGCTCCGCGCCCGCACCCTCGCCGGGAAAGCCGTAGCCCTCGCCGGCATCTCTGCTGGTATGATTCTTATGTCGGAGTGTAGCGGCATATCGTCAAATCAATCGAACGTTACATTGCAGGGCGAGCCTGAGATATCAGTCGAGCAGATTGAGGTTGCTGACACAATCGAGGAGGGCGAACTGCCCGCAATTGAAGATACGGTTGTCTTAAAAAAAGGAGAAATCGATGATACTGAAATTGTTGTGGGGGAAATTATTGACCCTGAACAAGAAGATAACGTGTATGAAGCTATTGTAGATGTTCGCCCAACATTCCCCGGCGGCGATGAAAAACTAATGGAATGGATATCGCAGCATATCGTATATCCTCCGGGGTGCTGGGAGTCAAACATACAAGGTCGCGTTATAATCCGGTTCATGATAAAAGCAGACGGCTCCGTAGGGGAAGCTGAAATTATACGTAGAGTTTATCCGGAACTTGACAAAGAAGCCTTGCGTGTCGTCAAATCCCTGCCCAAATTCAACCCGGCAACCCTGAATGGTAAAGCGGTTGAATATTGGTTTACCCTACCTATAATATTTAGATTGACAGATAATTTTGAAAGCCCTGAAAAAGCAAAGGATTCTGTTATAACGGTAACACAAAACGAAGTCGTATCTGGGACGGAATATGGCACAGATGAAGTCAAAATATATAATGTAGTGGAGCAAATGCCGGAGTATCCGGGAGGGCAGGCAGCATTGTTGAAATTCATTGGCGACAATCTCAAATATCCGAAAGAAATGGTTGGTTGTTTTCAAGGAAGTATCAGAGTAAGGTTTTATGTTGACACATTAGGCCATGTATGCGACCCACAGATAATCAGAGGTATGGATTCTGCTCTTGACAGAGAAGTTCTGAGGGTTGTAAGACTGTTCCCTGATTTCATCCCGGGACAACATGAAGGCAGGAAAGTTAATGTGTATGTGAATTTGCCAATAAGTTTTGACCCTAATCGCTATTGA
- a CDS encoding DMP19 family protein: MKIIYACFAGWMIFGVYRGFRHIFSKPDKKPCPTFEGVSYNITPVSDKKVIEDFFNPLAMRFRTVGSLFILCVLWVGMEYFSPKFTIYFWILLIITIVVKGFLLTRYIRLNNAMNTLGKVILEQTGDIDVFRYDVTVQLINEADTTPEDVIDPIRPYVNVSGSYDDYLKDVSQFSIEQRHILSVNWYISEVYGDGHYGFFTDSIGMVYLDAIEGLKAIGAEKYAGILEKAVSEFDGIKQPQFDLEQRVNIINELDLDFGKFDDAMYSLDEYDEEITKMQMAYVRLHANNFLFDNPQKH, from the coding sequence ATGAAGATTATTTATGCCTGCTTCGCCGGGTGGATGATATTCGGCGTATATCGGGGATTTAGGCATATATTCTCTAAGCCGGACAAGAAACCATGTCCTACTTTTGAGGGAGTGAGCTATAACATCACTCCGGTATCCGATAAAAAAGTCATAGAAGACTTTTTTAATCCTCTGGCTATGCGGTTTCGCACTGTAGGTTCACTGTTTATCCTTTGTGTGTTGTGGGTCGGCATGGAATACTTCAGCCCTAAATTTACAATCTATTTCTGGATATTACTTATTATAACAATTGTTGTCAAAGGCTTTCTACTCACCCGTTATATACGACTGAATAACGCTATGAATACTCTTGGGAAAGTCATACTTGAACAGACCGGAGATATTGATGTGTTCAGGTACGATGTGACAGTTCAGCTAATCAATGAAGCCGATACTACCCCGGAAGATGTAATTGATCCCATAAGACCCTATGTGAATGTGTCGGGCAGTTATGATGATTACCTTAAAGATGTGTCGCAGTTCAGTATAGAACAGCGTCATATTCTTTCAGTCAACTGGTATATTTCTGAGGTGTATGGCGATGGACATTATGGATTTTTCACTGATTCAATCGGCATGGTATATCTTGATGCCATTGAGGGCCTTAAAGCTATCGGTGCAGAAAAGTATGCCGGGATTCTTGAAAAGGCGGTTTCGGAGTTTGATGGTATAAAACAACCGCAGTTTGACTTGGAGCAACGAGTCAATATAATCAATGAGTTGGATCTTGATTTTGGGAAGTTTGATGATGCAATGTATTCATTAGATGAATATGACGAGGAAATTACGAAAATGCAAATGGCTTATGTCCGTCTCCACGCCAACAATTTCCTTTTTGATAACCCACAAAAACACTGA
- a CDS encoding radical SAM protein, with the protein MGKSLARIIGIARHRLSTDGDGVTTLVAFHGCPLHCRYCLNPQSLGDGGKFKEYTPELLYREIRIDELYFLATNGGVTFGGGEPCLRPDFIRRFRELCDESWQINLETSLNVPMDNIASLLPVVNTLIIDIKDMNSEIYRNYTGLDNSLVLSNLRLIADNGRQSDCIVRIPLIPEFTTDADRDASRAALEQLGFTRFDLFTYQIRKQCL; encoded by the coding sequence ATGGGAAAGAGCCTCGCAAGAATCATCGGCATAGCGCGTCATCGCCTCTCTACCGACGGCGATGGCGTCACCACGCTTGTGGCTTTCCACGGATGCCCGCTCCATTGCCGTTATTGCCTCAATCCCCAGTCGCTCGGTGATGGCGGCAAGTTCAAGGAATACACCCCGGAATTGCTATACCGGGAAATACGCATCGACGAGCTTTATTTCCTTGCCACCAATGGCGGCGTGACATTCGGCGGTGGGGAGCCGTGTCTGCGTCCCGATTTTATCCGACGCTTCCGCGAACTGTGCGACGAGAGCTGGCAAATCAATCTTGAAACCTCGCTCAATGTTCCGATGGACAATATCGCGTCCTTGCTCCCTGTGGTAAATACACTTATCATCGACATCAAGGACATGAATTCTGAGATTTACCGCAACTATACCGGGCTGGACAATTCCCTTGTCCTATCCAATCTCCGGCTGATAGCCGATAACGGAAGGCAGAGTGACTGCATCGTCCGCATACCTCTGATACCTGAGTTCACCACTGATGCCGATCGCGACGCAAGCCGAGCCGCGCTTGAACAACTCGGCTTTACCCGATTCGATTTATTCACCTACCAAATCCGCAAACAATGTCTATGA